The proteins below are encoded in one region of Scyliorhinus torazame isolate Kashiwa2021f chromosome 16, sScyTor2.1, whole genome shotgun sequence:
- the park7 gene encoding Parkinson disease protein 7 homolog, with protein MAAKRALVILAKGAEEIETVVPTDLLRRAGITVTVAGLTCKGPVTCSRDVVICPDCSLEDAAKQGPYDVIVLPGGNLGAQNLAESPAVREVLKAQNCRNGLIAAICAGPTALLAHEIGFGKKVTTHPLAKDKMMKGDHYTYSEARVQIDGNILTSRGPGTSFEFGLAIIEQLLGKEVAEKVKAPLVL; from the exons ATGGCGGCCAAGCGGGCGCTGGTGATTCTGGCCAAGGGGGCGGAGGAGATAGAAACGGTGGTTCCCACTGACCTGCTGCGCCGAGCCGGG ATAACGGTAACAGTGGCAGGGCTGACCTGCAAGGGGCCTGTAACATGTAGCCGTGATGTGGTTATTTGCCCTGACTGCAGCCTGGAAGATGCAGCTAAACAG GGCCCATATGATGTGATTGTATTACCTGGAGGAAACCTTGGAGCCCAAAACCTAGCTGAG TCTCCAGCCGTAAGAGAAGTGCTGAAGGCCCAGAATTGCAGGAATGGTTTGATTGCTGCAATTTGTGCAG GTCCCACAGCTCTGCTAGCTCATGAAATAGGCTTTGGGAAGAAAGTCACGACCCATCCCCTGGCTAAGGACAAAATGATGAAAGGAG ATCACTATACCTACTCTGAAGCTCGTGTGCAAATAGACGGGAATATTCTCACCAGCAGGGGGCCCGGCACCAGCTTTGAGTTCGGTCTTGCCATTATTGAACAGCTTCTCGGAAAAGAGGTGGCCGAGAAGGTCAAGGCTCCTTTGGTCCTGTGA